A section of the Malus sylvestris chromosome 17, drMalSylv7.2, whole genome shotgun sequence genome encodes:
- the LOC126611647 gene encoding histone acetyltransferase HAC1-like isoform X1 has translation MNVQTHTSGPISGQVPNQAGSQMPVLSQHNGNALAPQMQNLGGPARVMSNMDPELLNAREIVQGRIRQIIQQRQRPQPMNDRKFTEIVKKLDEGLLRSAQDKDDYMNLETLESRLHNLIKPSPNQSQQFQQAVNSSSPAGMMIPTPGMSHSGNSNMMVTSSMDASMNTTRGSTGIAPMTVNTGNLVPTGALHGGSFNRSDGSISNGYQQSPASVSVGAGGNISSMGVQRMASQMIPTPGFNSSNNQSYMNLDSSNNGGGFCTVDSLMVTQPQQQQQHIGGQNSRILHSLGSQINTGIRSGMLQKSYGLPNGALNGGLGFGNSLPVVNESGTSEGYLTSTPYANSSKPLQQHFDQHQRPVMQGDSYGMSNADSFVPGNYYGAATSVGSMLNPQNLNSVSSIPVSKAISPLVNSQSNMHGAQQSVHAKPQQPDQLEKMNFQTPLSSRVNIFHSHQQQQFQQQPNQYQQQPNQYQQQQHLGHQQRQQKQQNQQPQHLLNNDAFGHSRITPDVSSQANRGVDHHSEVMHQQGTEQFQLSEMHNQFHQHPADDRLRNAQHIPSRQHGISSSLSQASQPMQQILHPHQLVAESQNDFSPLSAGAQDQWHPQSQDGSHRQVNMSHEQHLQEDFRQRISGKDEAHCNNLSSEGPNAVQTISPRSTSRPPNSSSAVFGSSNGNQEKQFKNQQRWLLFLRHARRCSAHEGKCRERNCVTVQQLLKHMVTCNLPQCPHPRCHVTKKLVHHNKTCKDPACPVCSPVRNYLLRHPNKAHNHLVSDSGLQNSINGSCKAYDSEDASARLVLKTNPAVETSEDMQLSIKRMKIEQSSQPVLSDSVSSAVKVSAIIEPHVPQDIQIQDYQHGEISMPVKSEVAKVKMEVPSSSGQRSVDEMKDIVEDNCNQRHEGEPVSYNEPAGLAKQENIKLENETYPAKQENATHTVENAAGTKSGKPKIKGVSMTELFTPEQVRAHITGLRQWVGQSKAKAEKNQAMEHSMSENSCQLCAVEKLTFEPPPIYCTPCGVRIKRNAMYYTMGAGDTRHYFCIPCYNEARGDMIVVDGNNIPKARLEKKKNDEETEEWWVQCDKCEAWQHQICALFNGRRNDGGQAEYTCPNCYIQEVERGERKPLPQNAVLGAKDLPRTILSDHIEQRLFKKLKVERQERARQQGKSYDEVPGAESLVIRVVSSVDKKLEVKQRFLEIFQEENYPTEFPYKSKVVLLFQKIEGVEVCLFGMYVQEFGAESQFPNQRRVYLSYLDSVKYFRPEVKAVTGEALRTYVYHEILIGYLEYCKLRGFTSCYIWACPPLKGEDYILYCHPEIQKTPKSDKLREWYLAMLRKAAKEGIVVELTNLYDHFFVTTAECKAKVTAARLPYFDGDYWPGAAEDLINQMRQEEDGRKQNKKGSTKKTITKRALKASGQTDLSANASKDLLLMHKLGETISPMKEDFIMVHLQYACSHCCILMVSGNRWSCTQCRNFQLCDKCYEAEQKREERDRHPINQREKHELRPFQIADVPMETKDRDEILESEFFDTRQAFLSLCQGNHYQYDTLRRAKHSSIMVLYHLHNPTAPAFVTTCNICHLDIETGQGWRCEVCPEYDVCNNCYQKEGGVDHHHKLTNHPSIADRDAQNKEARQMRVVQLRKMLDLLVHASQCRSAQCQYPNCRKVKGLFRHGIHCKVRASGGCVLCKKMWYLLQLHARACKVSECHVPRCRDLKEHLRRLQQQSDSRRRAAVMEMMRQRAAELHNSSG, from the exons ATGAATGTGCAGACACACACTTCAGGACCGATATCGGGGCAAGTGCCCAATCAGGCAGGATCTCAGATGCCTGTGCTCTCCCAGCATAATGGAAATGCCCTTGCTCCCCAAATGCAAAATTTAGGTGGGCCTGCTCGTGTTATGTCCAACATGGATCCTGAACTTCTCAATGCACGCGAAATTGTGCAGGGTAGAAT ACGCCAAATTATACAGCAGCGACAACGTCCCCAGCCAATGAATGACAGGAAGTTTACGGAGATTGTTAAAAAATTGGATGAGGGTTTATTGAGAAGTGCTCAGGACAAg GACGACTATATGAACCTGGAAACGTTAGAGAGTCGTTTGCACAATTTGATTAAGCCATCCCCAAATCAAAGCCAACAGTTTCAACAGGCTGTTAATTCTTCCTCTCCTGCTGGTATGATGATACCAACTCCTGGTATGTCACACAGTGGGAATTCAAATATGATGGTTACTTCTTCTATGGATGCTTCTATGAACACCACTAGAGGAAGTACTGGCATAGCGCCTATGACAGTCAACACAGGAAACTTGGTGCCCACTGGTGCCTTACATGGCGGCTCGTTCAATAGATCTGATG gttCTATATCTAATGGTTATCAGCAGTCTCCTGCCAGTGTGTCTGTTGGTGCTGGAGGGAACATATCATCAATGGGTGTGCAAAGAATGGCTAGCCAAATGATTCCTACCCCTGGGTTTAATAGCAGTAATAATCAGTCTTACATGAATTTGGATTCTTCTAATAATGGAGGTGGGTTCTGTACTGTTGATTCTTTAATGGTAACACAACCACAACAGCAACAGCAGCATATTGGTGGTCAAAATAGCCGTATACTTCATAGCCTTGGCAGCCAAATAAATACTGGAATAAGGTCTGGCATGCTGCAGAAGTCTTATGGGTTGCCAAATGGGGCTCTAAATGGTGGGTTGGGATTTGGGAACAGTTTACCAGTGGTTAATGAGTCTGGTACTTCTGAGGGCTATCTGACCTCAACACCCTATGCTAACTCTTCCAAACCATTACAACAGCACTTTGACCAACATCAGCGGCCGGTAATGCAAG GTGATAGCTATGGAATGAGCAATGCTGATTCTTTTGTGCCTGGAAACTACTATGGTGCTGCGACATCTGTTGGGTCAATGTTGAATCCTCAGAATTTGAATTCAGTCAGTTCAATACCCGTGTCCAAGGCCATCTCTCCCCTTGTAAATAGTCAGTCAAATATGCATGGTGCACAGCAAAGTGTACATGCGAAGCCTCAACAACCTGATCAATTGGAAAAGATGAATTTCCAAACTCCTCTATCTTCAAGAGTGAATATTTTCCATtctcatcaacaacaacaatttcaACAGCAACCTAATCAGTATCAACAGCAACCTAACCAGTATCAACAACAGCAGCATTTAGGTCACCAACAACGTCAACAGAAGCAGCAAAATCAGCAGCCCCAGCATTTGTTAAACAACGATGCTTTTGGTCATTCTCGGATCACACCTGATGTAAGTAGTCAAGCAAATCGTGGTGTGGACCACCATAGTGAAGTTATGCACCAACAAGGTACAGAACAGTTCCAATTATCAGAGATGCATAACCAATTCCATCAGCACCCTGCTGATGATCGGTTGAGGAATGCGCAGCATATCCCATCCCGGCAACATGGTATCTCCTCTTCGTTGTCTCAAGCTTCTCAGCCAATGCAACAGATATTGCATCCTCACCAACTGGTTGCAGAGTCTCAAAATGATTTCAGCCCTCTTTCTGCTGGAGCTCAAGATCAATGGCATCCTCAGTCACAAGATGGGAGTCACAGACAGGTCAACATGTCCCATGAGCAGCATCTCCAGGAAGATTTCCGTCAGAGGATATCTGGGAAAGATGAAGCCCATTGTAATAATTTGTCTTCAGAAGGACCAAATGCTGTTCAAACAATTTCACCTAGAAGCACATCTCGTCCCCCCAATTCATCTAGTGCTGTTTTTGGATCTTCTAATGGCAATCAGGAGAAACAGTTCAAAAATCAACAGAGATGGCTTTTGTTCTTGCGCCATGCTCGGCGTTGTTCAGCCCATGAAGGGAAATGTCGCGAACGTAATTGTGTAACTGTTCAACAATTGTTAAAGCACATGGTAACATGCAATTTACCTCAATGCCCACATCCTCGTTGTCATGTTACCAAGAAATTGGTTCATCATAACAAGACTTGCAAGGACCCAGCTTGCCCTGTTTGCTCGCCTGTGAGGAATTATCTGCTGAGACATCCAAATAAGGCACACAATCATCTAGTTTCTGATTCTGGTTTGCAGAATTCAATAAATGGATCATGTAAAGCCTATGATAGTGAAGACGCTTCAGCTAGATTGGTTTTGAAGACAAATCCGGCTGTTGAAACTTCTGAAGATATGCAACTTTCTATAAAACGCATGAAGATAGAGCAGTCCTCTCAACCTGTTCTTTCCGATAGTGTTAGTTCTGCAGTAAAAGTTTCTGCGATTATTGAACCCCATGTACCCCAGGATATACAGATTCAGGATTACCAACATGGTGAGATTTCTATGCCAGTCAAGTCCGAGGTTGCAAAAGTGAAAATGGAGGTTCCTTCAAGTTCTGGACAACGGAGTGTTGATGAGATGAAGGATATTGTTGAGGATAACTGCAATCAAAGGCATGAAGGTGAACCTGTCTCATATAATGAGCCCGCTGGTTTAGCTAAGCAAGAAAACATAAAACTTGAGAATGAAACTTATCCAGCTAAACAAGAAAATGCTACGCATACTGTGGAAAATGCAGCTGGAACAAAGTCTGGGAAGCCTAAAATAAAGGGGGTATCAATGACTGAACTGTTCACTCCGGAGCAAGTTAGGGCCCACATTACAGGTCTCAGGCAGTGGGTTGGCCAG AGCAAAGCAAAGGCAGAGAAGAATCAAGCAATGGAGCATTCAATGAGTGAGAACTCCTGTCAGTTGTGTGCAGTTGAGAAGCTTACATTTGAGCCACCGCCGATATATTGCACACCTTGCGGTGTTCGTATCAAGCGCAATGCAATGTACTATACAATGGGGGCTGGTGACACACGACATTATTTCTGTATTCCATGCTATAATGAGGCTCGTGGAGACATGATAGTTGTTGATGGGAATAACATTCCAAAGGCAAggctagagaagaagaaaaatgatgaaGAGACTGAAGAGTGG TGGGTCCAATGTGACAAATGCGAAGCTTGGCAACATCAAATTTGTGCTTTGTTTAATGGCCGAAGGAATGATGGTGGGCAAGCCGAATACACTTGCCCTAATTGTTATATACAAGAGGTTGAAAGGGGAGAGCGTAAACCTTTACCACAGAATGCTGTTCTGGGGGCCAAAGATTTGCCAAGGACAATACTGAGTGACCACATAGAGCAACGGTTATTTAAGAAACTGAAGGTTGAAAGACAAGAGAGGGCAAGGCAGCAGGGAAAGAGTTATGATGAG GTTCCTGGGGCAGAATCGCTTGTAATCAGGGTTGTTTCGTCGGttgacaaaaaattggaagtaaaGCAGCGGTTCCTTGAAATTTTTCAGGAAGAAAATTATCCAACAGAGTTCCCATATAAATCTAAG GTTGTATTGTTGTTTCAGAAAATTGAAGGTGTAGAAGTATGCCTATTTGGCATGTATGTTCAAGAATTTGGAGCTGAAAGCCAGTTTCCAAATCAGCGCCGTGTTTATCTATCGTACTTGGATTCTGTTAAGTATTTCAGGCCTGAGGTTAAAGCGGTCACGGGAGAGGCTCTCCGCACATATGTTTACCATGAAATTTTG ATTGGATACCTTGAATATTGCAAGCTACGAGGGTTTACAAGCTGCTATATATGGGCTTGTCCTCCGTTGAAGGGTGAAGATTATATTCTATATTGTCATCCGGAGATTCAGAAAACACCAAAATCTGATAAGCTTCGTGAATG GTATTTGGCAATGCTTAGGAAAGCTGCCAAGGAAGGCATTGTTGTTGAACTCACTAAtctatatgaccatttctttgtaACTACTGCTGAATGCAAGGCCAAAGTCACTGCAGCTAGGCTGCCCTATTTTGATGGTGACTACTGGCCTGGTGCAGCTGAGGATCTGATTAATCAGATGCGTCAAGAAGAGGACGGGAGAAAACAGAATAAGAAAGGATCAACCAAAAAGACTATAACAAAAAGGGCTCTAAAAGCTTCTGGTCAGACTGATCTTTCTGCTAACGCGTCAAAGGATCTGCTACTAATGCACAAA CTTGGAGAAACCATTTCGCCAATGAAGGAGGATTTCATCATGGTTCATTTGCAGTACGCATGCTCCCACTGTTGTATACTAATGGTATCAGGAAACCGTTGGTCCTGCACTCAATGCAGAAATTTTCAGCTTTGTGACAA GTGTTATGAAGCAGAGCAAAAACGGGAAGAAAGAGACAGGCACCCTATCAATCAGAGGGAAAAGCATGAATTGCGTCCT TTTCAAATTGCTGATGTACCTATGGAGACAAAGGACAGAGATGAAATCCTTGAGAGTGAATTCTTTGACACTAGACAGGCATTTCTCAGTCTTTGTCAAGGGAATCATTATCAGTATGATACTTTACGGCGGGCTAAACATTCCTCTATCATGGTCCTTTACCATCTTCATAACCCAACTGCTCCTGCGTTTGTGACAACATGCAATATATGTCATCTCGACATTGAAACAGGGCAAGGTTGGCGTTGTGAAGTTTGCCCTGAATATGATGTATGCAATAACTGTTATCAGAAGGAAGGCGGTGTAGATCATCATCATAAGTTGACAAATCATCCATCCATCGCTGATCGCGatgcacaaaacaaagaagCTAGACAAATGCGAGTTGTACAG CTTCGGAAAATGCTTGATCTTCTGGTGCATGCATCACAATGTCGTTCTGCACAATGTCAATACCCCAATTGCCGTAAGGTGAAGGGGCTTTTCCGCcatggaattcattgcaaagtCCGTGCATCTGGAGGATGTGTTCTCTGCAAGaaaatgtggtatcttcttcAACTTCATGCTCGAGCTTGCAAAGTATCCGAGTGCCATGTGCCGCGTTGCAG AGATTTAAAGGAGCATTTGAGGAGACTACAGCAGCAGTCTGATTCAAGAAGAAGAGCTGCTGTGATGGAGATGATGAGACAGAGGGCTGCCGAGCTACACAACAGTTCTGGGTGA
- the LOC126611647 gene encoding histone acetyltransferase HAC1-like isoform X2 codes for MSNMDPELLNAREIVQGRIRQIIQQRQRPQPMNDRKFTEIVKKLDEGLLRSAQDKDDYMNLETLESRLHNLIKPSPNQSQQFQQAVNSSSPAGMMIPTPGMSHSGNSNMMVTSSMDASMNTTRGSTGIAPMTVNTGNLVPTGALHGGSFNRSDGSISNGYQQSPASVSVGAGGNISSMGVQRMASQMIPTPGFNSSNNQSYMNLDSSNNGGGFCTVDSLMVTQPQQQQQHIGGQNSRILHSLGSQINTGIRSGMLQKSYGLPNGALNGGLGFGNSLPVVNESGTSEGYLTSTPYANSSKPLQQHFDQHQRPVMQGDSYGMSNADSFVPGNYYGAATSVGSMLNPQNLNSVSSIPVSKAISPLVNSQSNMHGAQQSVHAKPQQPDQLEKMNFQTPLSSRVNIFHSHQQQQFQQQPNQYQQQPNQYQQQQHLGHQQRQQKQQNQQPQHLLNNDAFGHSRITPDVSSQANRGVDHHSEVMHQQGTEQFQLSEMHNQFHQHPADDRLRNAQHIPSRQHGISSSLSQASQPMQQILHPHQLVAESQNDFSPLSAGAQDQWHPQSQDGSHRQVNMSHEQHLQEDFRQRISGKDEAHCNNLSSEGPNAVQTISPRSTSRPPNSSSAVFGSSNGNQEKQFKNQQRWLLFLRHARRCSAHEGKCRERNCVTVQQLLKHMVTCNLPQCPHPRCHVTKKLVHHNKTCKDPACPVCSPVRNYLLRHPNKAHNHLVSDSGLQNSINGSCKAYDSEDASARLVLKTNPAVETSEDMQLSIKRMKIEQSSQPVLSDSVSSAVKVSAIIEPHVPQDIQIQDYQHGEISMPVKSEVAKVKMEVPSSSGQRSVDEMKDIVEDNCNQRHEGEPVSYNEPAGLAKQENIKLENETYPAKQENATHTVENAAGTKSGKPKIKGVSMTELFTPEQVRAHITGLRQWVGQSKAKAEKNQAMEHSMSENSCQLCAVEKLTFEPPPIYCTPCGVRIKRNAMYYTMGAGDTRHYFCIPCYNEARGDMIVVDGNNIPKARLEKKKNDEETEEWWVQCDKCEAWQHQICALFNGRRNDGGQAEYTCPNCYIQEVERGERKPLPQNAVLGAKDLPRTILSDHIEQRLFKKLKVERQERARQQGKSYDEVPGAESLVIRVVSSVDKKLEVKQRFLEIFQEENYPTEFPYKSKVVLLFQKIEGVEVCLFGMYVQEFGAESQFPNQRRVYLSYLDSVKYFRPEVKAVTGEALRTYVYHEILIGYLEYCKLRGFTSCYIWACPPLKGEDYILYCHPEIQKTPKSDKLREWYLAMLRKAAKEGIVVELTNLYDHFFVTTAECKAKVTAARLPYFDGDYWPGAAEDLINQMRQEEDGRKQNKKGSTKKTITKRALKASGQTDLSANASKDLLLMHKLGETISPMKEDFIMVHLQYACSHCCILMVSGNRWSCTQCRNFQLCDKCYEAEQKREERDRHPINQREKHELRPFQIADVPMETKDRDEILESEFFDTRQAFLSLCQGNHYQYDTLRRAKHSSIMVLYHLHNPTAPAFVTTCNICHLDIETGQGWRCEVCPEYDVCNNCYQKEGGVDHHHKLTNHPSIADRDAQNKEARQMRVVQLRKMLDLLVHASQCRSAQCQYPNCRKVKGLFRHGIHCKVRASGGCVLCKKMWYLLQLHARACKVSECHVPRCRDLKEHLRRLQQQSDSRRRAAVMEMMRQRAAELHNSSG; via the exons ATGTCCAACATGGATCCTGAACTTCTCAATGCACGCGAAATTGTGCAGGGTAGAAT ACGCCAAATTATACAGCAGCGACAACGTCCCCAGCCAATGAATGACAGGAAGTTTACGGAGATTGTTAAAAAATTGGATGAGGGTTTATTGAGAAGTGCTCAGGACAAg GACGACTATATGAACCTGGAAACGTTAGAGAGTCGTTTGCACAATTTGATTAAGCCATCCCCAAATCAAAGCCAACAGTTTCAACAGGCTGTTAATTCTTCCTCTCCTGCTGGTATGATGATACCAACTCCTGGTATGTCACACAGTGGGAATTCAAATATGATGGTTACTTCTTCTATGGATGCTTCTATGAACACCACTAGAGGAAGTACTGGCATAGCGCCTATGACAGTCAACACAGGAAACTTGGTGCCCACTGGTGCCTTACATGGCGGCTCGTTCAATAGATCTGATG gttCTATATCTAATGGTTATCAGCAGTCTCCTGCCAGTGTGTCTGTTGGTGCTGGAGGGAACATATCATCAATGGGTGTGCAAAGAATGGCTAGCCAAATGATTCCTACCCCTGGGTTTAATAGCAGTAATAATCAGTCTTACATGAATTTGGATTCTTCTAATAATGGAGGTGGGTTCTGTACTGTTGATTCTTTAATGGTAACACAACCACAACAGCAACAGCAGCATATTGGTGGTCAAAATAGCCGTATACTTCATAGCCTTGGCAGCCAAATAAATACTGGAATAAGGTCTGGCATGCTGCAGAAGTCTTATGGGTTGCCAAATGGGGCTCTAAATGGTGGGTTGGGATTTGGGAACAGTTTACCAGTGGTTAATGAGTCTGGTACTTCTGAGGGCTATCTGACCTCAACACCCTATGCTAACTCTTCCAAACCATTACAACAGCACTTTGACCAACATCAGCGGCCGGTAATGCAAG GTGATAGCTATGGAATGAGCAATGCTGATTCTTTTGTGCCTGGAAACTACTATGGTGCTGCGACATCTGTTGGGTCAATGTTGAATCCTCAGAATTTGAATTCAGTCAGTTCAATACCCGTGTCCAAGGCCATCTCTCCCCTTGTAAATAGTCAGTCAAATATGCATGGTGCACAGCAAAGTGTACATGCGAAGCCTCAACAACCTGATCAATTGGAAAAGATGAATTTCCAAACTCCTCTATCTTCAAGAGTGAATATTTTCCATtctcatcaacaacaacaatttcaACAGCAACCTAATCAGTATCAACAGCAACCTAACCAGTATCAACAACAGCAGCATTTAGGTCACCAACAACGTCAACAGAAGCAGCAAAATCAGCAGCCCCAGCATTTGTTAAACAACGATGCTTTTGGTCATTCTCGGATCACACCTGATGTAAGTAGTCAAGCAAATCGTGGTGTGGACCACCATAGTGAAGTTATGCACCAACAAGGTACAGAACAGTTCCAATTATCAGAGATGCATAACCAATTCCATCAGCACCCTGCTGATGATCGGTTGAGGAATGCGCAGCATATCCCATCCCGGCAACATGGTATCTCCTCTTCGTTGTCTCAAGCTTCTCAGCCAATGCAACAGATATTGCATCCTCACCAACTGGTTGCAGAGTCTCAAAATGATTTCAGCCCTCTTTCTGCTGGAGCTCAAGATCAATGGCATCCTCAGTCACAAGATGGGAGTCACAGACAGGTCAACATGTCCCATGAGCAGCATCTCCAGGAAGATTTCCGTCAGAGGATATCTGGGAAAGATGAAGCCCATTGTAATAATTTGTCTTCAGAAGGACCAAATGCTGTTCAAACAATTTCACCTAGAAGCACATCTCGTCCCCCCAATTCATCTAGTGCTGTTTTTGGATCTTCTAATGGCAATCAGGAGAAACAGTTCAAAAATCAACAGAGATGGCTTTTGTTCTTGCGCCATGCTCGGCGTTGTTCAGCCCATGAAGGGAAATGTCGCGAACGTAATTGTGTAACTGTTCAACAATTGTTAAAGCACATGGTAACATGCAATTTACCTCAATGCCCACATCCTCGTTGTCATGTTACCAAGAAATTGGTTCATCATAACAAGACTTGCAAGGACCCAGCTTGCCCTGTTTGCTCGCCTGTGAGGAATTATCTGCTGAGACATCCAAATAAGGCACACAATCATCTAGTTTCTGATTCTGGTTTGCAGAATTCAATAAATGGATCATGTAAAGCCTATGATAGTGAAGACGCTTCAGCTAGATTGGTTTTGAAGACAAATCCGGCTGTTGAAACTTCTGAAGATATGCAACTTTCTATAAAACGCATGAAGATAGAGCAGTCCTCTCAACCTGTTCTTTCCGATAGTGTTAGTTCTGCAGTAAAAGTTTCTGCGATTATTGAACCCCATGTACCCCAGGATATACAGATTCAGGATTACCAACATGGTGAGATTTCTATGCCAGTCAAGTCCGAGGTTGCAAAAGTGAAAATGGAGGTTCCTTCAAGTTCTGGACAACGGAGTGTTGATGAGATGAAGGATATTGTTGAGGATAACTGCAATCAAAGGCATGAAGGTGAACCTGTCTCATATAATGAGCCCGCTGGTTTAGCTAAGCAAGAAAACATAAAACTTGAGAATGAAACTTATCCAGCTAAACAAGAAAATGCTACGCATACTGTGGAAAATGCAGCTGGAACAAAGTCTGGGAAGCCTAAAATAAAGGGGGTATCAATGACTGAACTGTTCACTCCGGAGCAAGTTAGGGCCCACATTACAGGTCTCAGGCAGTGGGTTGGCCAG AGCAAAGCAAAGGCAGAGAAGAATCAAGCAATGGAGCATTCAATGAGTGAGAACTCCTGTCAGTTGTGTGCAGTTGAGAAGCTTACATTTGAGCCACCGCCGATATATTGCACACCTTGCGGTGTTCGTATCAAGCGCAATGCAATGTACTATACAATGGGGGCTGGTGACACACGACATTATTTCTGTATTCCATGCTATAATGAGGCTCGTGGAGACATGATAGTTGTTGATGGGAATAACATTCCAAAGGCAAggctagagaagaagaaaaatgatgaaGAGACTGAAGAGTGG TGGGTCCAATGTGACAAATGCGAAGCTTGGCAACATCAAATTTGTGCTTTGTTTAATGGCCGAAGGAATGATGGTGGGCAAGCCGAATACACTTGCCCTAATTGTTATATACAAGAGGTTGAAAGGGGAGAGCGTAAACCTTTACCACAGAATGCTGTTCTGGGGGCCAAAGATTTGCCAAGGACAATACTGAGTGACCACATAGAGCAACGGTTATTTAAGAAACTGAAGGTTGAAAGACAAGAGAGGGCAAGGCAGCAGGGAAAGAGTTATGATGAG GTTCCTGGGGCAGAATCGCTTGTAATCAGGGTTGTTTCGTCGGttgacaaaaaattggaagtaaaGCAGCGGTTCCTTGAAATTTTTCAGGAAGAAAATTATCCAACAGAGTTCCCATATAAATCTAAG GTTGTATTGTTGTTTCAGAAAATTGAAGGTGTAGAAGTATGCCTATTTGGCATGTATGTTCAAGAATTTGGAGCTGAAAGCCAGTTTCCAAATCAGCGCCGTGTTTATCTATCGTACTTGGATTCTGTTAAGTATTTCAGGCCTGAGGTTAAAGCGGTCACGGGAGAGGCTCTCCGCACATATGTTTACCATGAAATTTTG ATTGGATACCTTGAATATTGCAAGCTACGAGGGTTTACAAGCTGCTATATATGGGCTTGTCCTCCGTTGAAGGGTGAAGATTATATTCTATATTGTCATCCGGAGATTCAGAAAACACCAAAATCTGATAAGCTTCGTGAATG GTATTTGGCAATGCTTAGGAAAGCTGCCAAGGAAGGCATTGTTGTTGAACTCACTAAtctatatgaccatttctttgtaACTACTGCTGAATGCAAGGCCAAAGTCACTGCAGCTAGGCTGCCCTATTTTGATGGTGACTACTGGCCTGGTGCAGCTGAGGATCTGATTAATCAGATGCGTCAAGAAGAGGACGGGAGAAAACAGAATAAGAAAGGATCAACCAAAAAGACTATAACAAAAAGGGCTCTAAAAGCTTCTGGTCAGACTGATCTTTCTGCTAACGCGTCAAAGGATCTGCTACTAATGCACAAA CTTGGAGAAACCATTTCGCCAATGAAGGAGGATTTCATCATGGTTCATTTGCAGTACGCATGCTCCCACTGTTGTATACTAATGGTATCAGGAAACCGTTGGTCCTGCACTCAATGCAGAAATTTTCAGCTTTGTGACAA GTGTTATGAAGCAGAGCAAAAACGGGAAGAAAGAGACAGGCACCCTATCAATCAGAGGGAAAAGCATGAATTGCGTCCT TTTCAAATTGCTGATGTACCTATGGAGACAAAGGACAGAGATGAAATCCTTGAGAGTGAATTCTTTGACACTAGACAGGCATTTCTCAGTCTTTGTCAAGGGAATCATTATCAGTATGATACTTTACGGCGGGCTAAACATTCCTCTATCATGGTCCTTTACCATCTTCATAACCCAACTGCTCCTGCGTTTGTGACAACATGCAATATATGTCATCTCGACATTGAAACAGGGCAAGGTTGGCGTTGTGAAGTTTGCCCTGAATATGATGTATGCAATAACTGTTATCAGAAGGAAGGCGGTGTAGATCATCATCATAAGTTGACAAATCATCCATCCATCGCTGATCGCGatgcacaaaacaaagaagCTAGACAAATGCGAGTTGTACAG CTTCGGAAAATGCTTGATCTTCTGGTGCATGCATCACAATGTCGTTCTGCACAATGTCAATACCCCAATTGCCGTAAGGTGAAGGGGCTTTTCCGCcatggaattcattgcaaagtCCGTGCATCTGGAGGATGTGTTCTCTGCAAGaaaatgtggtatcttcttcAACTTCATGCTCGAGCTTGCAAAGTATCCGAGTGCCATGTGCCGCGTTGCAG AGATTTAAAGGAGCATTTGAGGAGACTACAGCAGCAGTCTGATTCAAGAAGAAGAGCTGCTGTGATGGAGATGATGAGACAGAGGGCTGCCGAGCTACACAACAGTTCTGGGTGA